The Petrocella atlantisensis genome has a window encoding:
- a CDS encoding GNAT family N-acetyltransferase, which produces MKIEMIRENKKRYLDLLLLADEQEDMIDLYLERGDMFALFDDDLKSVCVVTQEEDGIYELKNIATYESCQKQGYGKGLIKYLFEHYQDRCKIMYVGTGDSPQIIRFYESCGFELSHRVKNFFVDHYDKPMYDCGIQLVDMVYLKKFF; this is translated from the coding sequence ATGAAAATTGAAATGATTCGAGAGAATAAAAAAAGATATTTAGATTTATTATTATTAGCAGATGAACAAGAGGATATGATTGATCTATATCTAGAACGTGGGGACATGTTTGCTTTGTTCGATGATGATCTCAAGAGTGTTTGTGTTGTAACACAAGAAGAAGACGGCATATATGAGCTTAAAAATATTGCGACATATGAATCCTGTCAAAAGCAGGGTTATGGTAAGGGATTAATAAAATACTTATTTGAGCATTATCAAGATAGATGTAAGATTATGTATGTTGGAACCGGAGATAGTCCCCAAATTATAAGATTTTATGAAAGTTGTGGTTTTGAGTTGTCTCATCGGGTGAAGAATTTTTTCGTGGATCATTATGACAAACCAATGTACGACTGTGGTATACAGCTTGTAGATATGGTCTATCTGAAAAAGTTTTTTTAG
- a CDS encoding prenyltransferase, whose product MPIDQQYLSDYEAIVSHRYDQGADYWTTPDKRLIKGSPFSTLDCVLYLLELGLKPNDPLLENCADLIFSTWKEDGSFRLYPTGSIYPCQTANAANVLCHMGYARDARIQKTFQHLLDIQYTDGGWRCNKFSYGRGPETEYSNPFPTLTVLNAFRFRDGFNQEPALERAVDFLLEHWTIRKPIGPCHYGMGTLFMQVEYPFRNYNLFVYVYVLSFYDRAKKDNRFLEALKALESKMVDGQIVVERIVPKLAKFCFCKKGEPSALATRRYQEILRNLKKA is encoded by the coding sequence ATGCCTATAGATCAACAATATTTATCAGATTATGAAGCGATTGTGTCACATAGATATGATCAGGGTGCAGACTACTGGACGACGCCGGACAAACGGCTTATAAAGGGATCACCATTCTCCACTCTAGACTGTGTCCTCTATCTGCTAGAATTAGGTTTAAAGCCCAACGACCCTCTACTTGAAAATTGTGCTGACTTAATATTCAGTACATGGAAAGAAGACGGAAGTTTTAGGTTGTATCCTACAGGTTCTATATACCCATGCCAAACCGCTAACGCTGCCAATGTACTCTGCCATATGGGGTATGCGAGGGATGCTAGAATACAAAAGACTTTCCAACACCTTCTAGATATCCAGTATACCGATGGGGGTTGGCGTTGCAATAAGTTTAGCTATGGGCGAGGGCCGGAAACGGAGTATTCAAACCCTTTCCCAACCCTGACTGTCTTGAATGCATTTCGCTTTAGGGACGGGTTCAACCAAGAACCAGCCCTTGAGAGGGCTGTGGACTTTTTACTGGAACATTGGACAATTCGGAAACCAATTGGTCCCTGTCACTACGGAATGGGCACCTTGTTCATGCAGGTTGAATATCCCTTCCGCAACTACAATCTTTTTGTTTACGTTTATGTATTATCTTTTTATGACCGTGCAAAAAAAGACAACCGGTTTTTGGAAGCCTTAAAAGCACTGGAATCCAAAATGGTAGATGGTCAAATCGTTGTTGAGCGTATTGTTCCAAAATTGGCCAAGTTTTGTTTCTGTAAAAAAGGCGAGCCAAGTGCGCTGGCAACAAGACGCTATCAAGAAATATTAAGAAATCTTAAAAAAGCTTAG